A part of Desulfosoma caldarium genomic DNA contains:
- a CDS encoding glutamate--tRNA ligase family protein gives YREYLQKLLDTGHAYYCDCSAEDVQRRRQEALKASSSAPVAPRVALPSSPT, from the coding sequence TACCGAGAATACCTACAAAAGCTTTTGGACACAGGGCACGCCTACTATTGCGACTGTTCGGCTGAAGACGTGCAACGGCGTCGCCAGGAAGCCCTCAAGGCAAGTTCTTCGGCTCCGGTTGCACCGAGGGTTGCATTGCCCAGCTCCCCAACATGA